A portion of the Longimicrobiaceae bacterium genome contains these proteins:
- a CDS encoding sigma 54-interacting transcriptional regulator — MSRAPTPQEESDLARHLRCLAAEHWGERGAIALIGRHASLLEAQEKALFFGQADAPVLVTGETGTGKEIFARAVYLCSSRRGAPFVSVNCAHFGDNQLIASELFGHRRGSFTGAVADHRGVFEEADGGVVFLDEVGELSTAAQAMLLRVLSEGEIVRVGESRARRVDVRVVAATNRDLRAMVAAGQFREDLYYRLRFLHLAVPPLRERGDDWRLVSDFFLRRLEARSGIEKRLSPASLSRLGAYHWPGNVRELRGLMEMSHCLSLRDPLIEPHLFEQHLEPDEALATEVPTPAAAGAPCRLVPDRPAGIGEGEGDFWTRVYEPFMERDLSRTQVRALVEDGLRRSQWSYKRALALFGVAPDDYLKFMDFLRHHRLKPERA, encoded by the coding sequence ATGTCCCGAGCTCCGACACCCCAGGAAGAGAGCGATCTCGCCCGTCACCTCCGATGCCTCGCGGCGGAGCATTGGGGCGAGCGTGGCGCGATTGCGCTGATCGGCCGGCATGCGAGCCTGCTGGAGGCGCAGGAGAAGGCGCTGTTCTTCGGACAGGCGGATGCCCCCGTGCTCGTCACCGGCGAGACGGGGACCGGCAAGGAGATCTTCGCCCGAGCCGTGTACTTGTGCAGCTCTCGCCGCGGCGCCCCGTTCGTGAGCGTCAACTGCGCCCATTTCGGCGACAACCAGCTGATCGCCAGCGAGCTGTTCGGTCACCGCCGCGGCAGCTTCACGGGCGCGGTGGCGGACCACCGCGGTGTTTTCGAGGAGGCGGACGGCGGAGTGGTGTTCCTTGACGAGGTGGGAGAGCTCTCCACCGCCGCCCAGGCCATGCTCCTGCGCGTGCTCAGCGAGGGCGAGATCGTGCGGGTAGGCGAGTCGCGCGCCCGGCGCGTGGACGTGCGCGTGGTGGCCGCCACCAACCGCGACCTGCGCGCGATGGTGGCCGCCGGCCAGTTCAGGGAGGACTTGTACTACCGCCTGCGCTTCCTCCACCTGGCCGTGCCGCCGTTGCGCGAGCGCGGCGACGACTGGCGGCTCGTGTCCGATTTCTTTCTGCGGCGGCTGGAAGCCCGCTCGGGTATTGAGAAGCGGCTCTCCCCCGCGTCGCTCTCGCGGCTGGGCGCGTACCACTGGCCCGGGAACGTCCGGGAGCTGCGGGGGCTCATGGAGATGAGCCACTGCCTCAGCCTGCGCGACCCTCTCATCGAGCCGCACCTCTTCGAGCAGCACCTAGAGCCGGACGAGGCCCTCGCGACGGAGGTCCCGACGCCGGCCGCGGCGGGGGCGCCGTGCCGGCTGGTGCCGGACCGGCCCGCCGGGATCGGGGAGGGGGAAGGGGATTTCTGGACGCGGGTCTACGAGCCCTTCATGGAGCGCGACCTGAGCCGCACCCAAGTGCGGGCCCTAGTGGAGGACGGGCTGCGCCGGAGCCAGTGGAGCTACAAGCGCGCCCTCGCCCTGTTCGGGGTGGCACCGGACGACTACCTGAAGTTCATGGACTTCCTCCGGCACCACCGCCTGAAGCCTGAGCGGGCCTGA
- a CDS encoding NHLP bacteriocin export ABC transporter permease/ATPase subunit, translating into MIARSHTEIFPAADAVREAGGDRPLLLEPGRVWLVLSGRMDVFATLLNEAGSTGGRTHLFRVECGAPLFGVGADPVTGTALLAVGAPGTRLAEIGLDELRALAASPRKHAAVAGLLHAWIERLYEGVAGPLPRGELRGIEPGEALDAGGGTRVRSTAHVGWVEQLTGTSCLLGRGAGELAPGELLPLSDRAWVEGGEGCTLRLIPTEYLLADEVEGGHDLVWSALERLHRIALALVAERVHEMEAARRERIHLRTEAGRAAMQTALGRLASTLPHPSAAAGPVRSAAVAPAGEDPLVAVFRQVAGAAGIPVEPAAGWEALRCRDPLDSLARACRVRTRRVALRDGWWRSDAGPMLGRTAEEGRPVALLPSARGGYEAHDPREPAPVPVTAETVGSLAPFASVLYRPFPAERVGLRQLLHFGLHGCRRDLLAVLGASLAAAALGLLPPLGIGMLFSTVIPGAERHQLLQLTLVLLVAALATAGFAAVRGTALLRIEARVGATLQAAVWDRLLSLPLPFFRGYAAGELAVRAMGIEEIRRTLSGAVVTALLGGAFSLGNFALLFHYDPALAALAAVMVAVALAVCVAVGWLQLRRQRAVLRLHSRTSGTVLQLLGGISKLRMAGAEVQAFGLWARLFSEQRREQLRARALGNWLGLFSAVCPVVCTLALFALSTRATGEPAMGTGAFLGFMAAFNICLAAALSSGTALIGALAAVPLYEQASPILHAEPEVHSGKHDPGELSGAVELQHVTFRYRADGPPVLRDVSLRVRPGEFVAFVGPSGSGKSTLLRLLLGFETPEAGSVSYDEQDLAGLDVQAVRRQLGTVLQDGTLLSGSIFDNIVGSVAASHDEAWEAARLAGLEEDVRKMPMGLHTHVSDGGGTFSGGQRQRLMIARALLNRPRILLLDEATSALDNRTQSVVAESLAGLKATRIVVAHRLSTVMGADRIYVVQGGRIVETGTYRELLERRGLFHEMAQRQLA; encoded by the coding sequence ATGATCGCTCGAAGCCACACGGAGATCTTCCCCGCCGCCGACGCCGTTCGCGAGGCGGGCGGCGACCGGCCGCTCCTCCTGGAGCCCGGCCGGGTCTGGCTCGTCCTCTCGGGGCGGATGGACGTGTTCGCCACCCTGCTGAACGAGGCCGGCTCGACCGGGGGGCGGACCCACCTCTTCCGGGTGGAGTGCGGCGCGCCCCTGTTCGGGGTGGGGGCGGACCCCGTGACCGGGACGGCGCTCCTGGCGGTAGGGGCGCCGGGGACCCGCCTGGCCGAGATCGGCCTGGACGAGCTGCGCGCCCTCGCCGCTTCGCCCCGGAAGCACGCCGCGGTGGCGGGCCTGCTGCACGCGTGGATCGAGCGGCTGTACGAGGGGGTAGCCGGCCCCCTCCCGCGGGGGGAGCTCCGCGGCATCGAGCCGGGCGAGGCGCTGGATGCCGGGGGCGGCACCCGCGTGCGCTCCACGGCGCACGTAGGCTGGGTGGAGCAGCTCACCGGCACGTCGTGCCTGCTCGGGCGGGGGGCGGGGGAGCTGGCGCCCGGCGAGCTGCTCCCCCTGTCCGACCGGGCATGGGTCGAGGGCGGGGAGGGCTGTACCCTGCGCCTGATCCCCACCGAGTACCTCCTGGCGGACGAGGTGGAAGGCGGCCACGACCTGGTCTGGAGCGCGCTGGAGCGTCTGCACCGCATTGCGCTGGCGCTGGTGGCCGAGCGGGTGCACGAGATGGAGGCGGCGCGGCGCGAGCGCATCCACCTCCGCACCGAGGCGGGCCGCGCAGCCATGCAGACGGCACTCGGCCGCCTGGCGTCCACCCTCCCGCACCCGTCCGCCGCGGCGGGGCCGGTGCGCAGCGCCGCGGTGGCTCCTGCCGGAGAGGACCCGCTCGTGGCCGTGTTCCGGCAGGTGGCCGGGGCCGCGGGGATCCCCGTGGAGCCGGCCGCGGGATGGGAGGCGCTCCGCTGCCGGGACCCGCTGGATTCGCTCGCCCGCGCCTGCCGCGTACGCACCCGCCGCGTCGCCCTCCGCGACGGCTGGTGGCGGAGCGACGCCGGTCCCATGCTAGGCCGGACGGCGGAAGAGGGGCGCCCCGTCGCGCTGCTCCCTTCCGCGCGCGGCGGGTACGAGGCGCACGACCCGCGGGAGCCCGCACCCGTCCCCGTCACGGCGGAGACGGTGGGCTCGCTCGCCCCCTTCGCTTCGGTCCTGTACCGCCCCTTTCCCGCCGAGCGGGTGGGGCTCCGGCAGCTCCTCCACTTCGGCCTGCACGGCTGCCGGCGCGACCTGCTCGCGGTGCTCGGCGCCTCCCTGGCCGCAGCGGCACTCGGGCTCCTCCCCCCGCTGGGGATCGGGATGCTGTTCAGCACGGTGATCCCCGGTGCCGAGCGCCACCAGCTGCTGCAGCTCACCCTCGTGCTCCTGGTGGCCGCCCTCGCCACGGCGGGGTTCGCCGCCGTACGCGGCACCGCACTGCTGCGAATCGAGGCGCGCGTGGGCGCCACGCTCCAGGCCGCGGTCTGGGACCGGCTCCTCTCCCTTCCCCTCCCCTTCTTCCGGGGGTACGCCGCCGGGGAGCTCGCGGTCCGGGCCATGGGGATCGAGGAGATCCGCCGGACGCTCTCCGGCGCCGTGGTCACCGCCCTGCTGGGCGGCGCCTTCTCGCTGGGGAACTTTGCACTGCTCTTCCACTACGACCCCGCGCTGGCCGCGCTCGCCGCGGTCATGGTGGCGGTCGCGCTGGCCGTGTGCGTGGCGGTGGGATGGCTGCAGCTCCGGCGGCAGCGCGCCGTGCTGCGGCTGCACTCCCGGACCTCGGGAACGGTGCTGCAGCTCCTGGGCGGGATCTCCAAGCTACGGATGGCCGGGGCGGAGGTGCAGGCCTTCGGGCTGTGGGCACGCCTCTTCAGCGAGCAGCGCCGGGAGCAGCTCCGCGCCCGCGCGCTGGGCAACTGGCTCGGGCTCTTCAGCGCGGTCTGCCCGGTGGTCTGCACGCTGGCGCTCTTCGCGCTGAGCACCCGCGCCACCGGCGAGCCGGCGATGGGAACAGGGGCGTTCCTGGGGTTCATGGCGGCTTTCAACATCTGCCTGGCCGCCGCGCTCTCCAGCGGAACGGCGCTGATCGGCGCGCTGGCCGCGGTTCCGCTCTACGAGCAGGCCAGTCCGATCCTGCACGCGGAGCCGGAGGTGCACTCCGGGAAGCACGACCCCGGGGAGCTGTCGGGCGCGGTGGAGCTGCAGCACGTCACCTTCCGCTACCGGGCCGACGGCCCGCCGGTCCTGCGCGACGTGTCGCTCCGCGTCCGGCCCGGCGAGTTCGTGGCCTTCGTGGGGCCCTCCGGCTCCGGGAAGTCCACCCTCCTCCGCCTCCTCCTGGGCTTCGAGACGCCCGAGGCGGGGTCCGTCTCCTACGACGAGCAGGACCTGGCCGGCCTCGACGTGCAGGCGGTCCGCCGCCAGCTCGGGACGGTTCTGCAGGATGGCACCCTGCTGTCGGGGAGCATCTTCGACAACATCGTCGGCTCCGTGGCCGCCTCGCACGACGAAGCCTGGGAGGCCGCGCGCCTGGCGGGGCTGGAGGAGGACGTCCGGAAGATGCCGATGGGGCTGCACACCCACGTCAGCGACGGGGGGGGGACGTTTTCGGGCGGACAGCGGCAGCGGCTGATGATCGCCCGCGCGCTCCTCAACCGCCCGCGCATCCTGCTGCTCGACGAGGCCACCAGCGCGCTCGACAACCGCACCCAGTCCGTGGTCGCGGAGAGCCTGGCCGGCCTGAAGGCCACCCGTATCGTGGTGGCGCACCGGCTCAGCACGGTCATGGGCGCCGACCGGATCTACGTGGTGCAAGGTGGCCGGATCGTGGAGACCGGCACCTACCGTGAGCTGCTGGAGCGGCGCGGCCTCTTCCACGAGATGGCGCAGCGGCAGCTCGCATGA
- a CDS encoding transglutaminase domain-containing protein: MRHFFRILLYRFELRVPALEFGDAAPAGQYEFLWSSPDEPYLSRLRTEFDLAQLAAEADTEYERVRAVSRWARARWKHGNDGAENGDPISILREAALGREFRCVEYAAVLAAALNALGIAARPVGLWKRSVETDEGGAGHLVVEAYLESLGKWIMVDGQFDVTPVLEGVPLSALELQLALAEARPGVGVDSSAPLRADQYLEWLAPFLFYLHVRLDNRYDAVTDAAKLMLVPSGAKEPAVFQRIEPVRDMVFTRSPSRFYAPARASGPPDPAGSRGRALPGRQMSRP; this comes from the coding sequence ATGCGCCACTTCTTCCGTATTCTGCTCTACAGGTTCGAGCTGCGGGTTCCGGCGCTCGAGTTCGGCGACGCCGCCCCGGCCGGTCAGTACGAATTTCTCTGGAGCTCTCCTGACGAGCCGTACCTCAGCCGGCTCCGTACCGAATTCGACCTCGCCCAGCTCGCCGCGGAGGCGGACACGGAGTACGAGCGTGTCCGCGCGGTGAGCAGGTGGGCGCGTGCTCGGTGGAAGCATGGAAACGATGGTGCGGAGAACGGCGATCCCATCTCCATCCTGCGGGAGGCTGCGCTGGGGCGGGAGTTCCGCTGTGTCGAGTACGCGGCCGTGCTGGCTGCCGCCCTGAATGCTCTCGGGATCGCGGCACGTCCGGTCGGATTGTGGAAGCGGTCCGTGGAGACGGACGAAGGGGGCGCCGGGCATCTGGTGGTGGAGGCGTACCTGGAGTCACTGGGCAAGTGGATCATGGTGGATGGCCAGTTCGACGTCACCCCCGTGCTCGAAGGCGTGCCTCTCAGCGCCCTGGAGCTGCAGCTGGCCCTGGCCGAGGCCCGCCCGGGGGTTGGCGTGGACAGCTCTGCACCTCTCCGCGCCGATCAGTACCTGGAGTGGCTGGCGCCTTTCCTCTTCTACCTCCACGTTCGCCTCGACAACCGGTACGACGCGGTGACGGACGCCGCGAAGCTGATGCTCGTCCCGTCGGGAGCAAAGGAGCCCGCGGTCTTCCAGCGGATCGAACCGGTACGGGACATGGTCTTTACCCGGTCTCCCTCTCGGTTCTATGCGCCCGCTCGCGCCAGCGGACCACCGGACCCGGCGGGCTCCCGCGGGCGTGCTCTGCCCGGACGGCAAATGTCCCGGCCGTAG
- a CDS encoding radical SAM protein has translation MEPTTDMVVSPYDRSPSRSGDSPLVQLNYKPTQRWVPSRFNARAAGDDGRLILWNTYTGAISVFQPEDRDEVVAHLASKGLTAPLDKFGTYLSKRGFLVRDGLDEMAQFRYAFAQQHWRTDVLQLILLASEDCNFRCVYCYEKFKRGTMLPEVRQGVRALVQQRAPHLRSLSAEWFGGEPLYGWEAIEEISPYLKETADRYGLVHGQAMTTNGYLLTEERATKLLHWGCTSYQITIDGLPEEHDCKRVGRDGSPTYHVILDNLRSLRERKQEFTVSIRVNFDQQNLPRLGAFLEALSEDFSGDKRFKMRFRAVGKWGGDNDENLSTCGTGEQANAMNSLRQKAEEVNLHQEGGIRGASQMGAQVCYAARPYNFIVGATGKLMKCTIALDDMDANVVGQLRPDGNMELNPENMSKWVNPHFETDSLCQRCYVLPGCQGAACPLTRIRDNERTCCGVKGSLKGVLRYTLWEAAKTRGNAPEPVPAGAAS, from the coding sequence ATGGAGCCGACGACCGACATGGTGGTGTCGCCATACGACCGGAGTCCTTCCCGGTCGGGCGACTCGCCGCTGGTACAGCTCAACTACAAGCCGACGCAGCGCTGGGTACCTTCTCGCTTCAACGCGCGGGCCGCGGGCGACGATGGCCGGCTCATCCTGTGGAACACCTACACCGGGGCCATCAGTGTCTTTCAGCCGGAGGACCGGGACGAGGTCGTCGCCCACCTCGCGTCAAAGGGACTGACCGCGCCGCTCGACAAGTTCGGCACCTACCTGAGTAAGCGCGGCTTCCTCGTGCGCGACGGCTTGGACGAGATGGCGCAGTTCCGCTATGCATTCGCGCAGCAGCACTGGCGGACCGACGTGCTTCAGCTCATTCTCCTTGCCAGCGAGGACTGCAACTTCCGTTGTGTCTACTGCTACGAGAAGTTCAAGCGCGGCACCATGCTCCCGGAGGTGCGCCAGGGCGTCCGTGCGCTGGTGCAGCAGCGCGCCCCCCACCTCAGGTCGCTCAGTGCCGAGTGGTTCGGAGGGGAGCCGCTGTACGGGTGGGAGGCCATCGAGGAGATCTCTCCCTACCTGAAGGAGACCGCGGACCGCTACGGCCTGGTGCACGGACAGGCGATGACCACCAACGGCTACCTCCTGACGGAGGAGCGTGCGACCAAGCTGCTCCACTGGGGGTGCACCAGCTACCAGATCACGATCGACGGCCTCCCCGAGGAGCACGACTGCAAGCGTGTAGGTCGGGACGGGAGCCCCACGTACCATGTCATTCTCGACAATCTCAGGTCCCTGCGGGAGCGCAAGCAGGAGTTCACCGTATCGATCCGCGTCAACTTCGACCAGCAGAACCTCCCGCGCCTGGGTGCATTCCTGGAGGCCCTGAGCGAGGACTTCAGCGGCGACAAGCGCTTCAAGATGCGTTTCCGCGCGGTAGGCAAGTGGGGAGGGGACAACGATGAGAACCTGTCAACGTGCGGCACGGGCGAGCAGGCGAACGCAATGAACTCGCTGAGGCAAAAGGCAGAGGAGGTCAACCTCCACCAGGAGGGAGGAATCCGCGGCGCGTCCCAGATGGGTGCGCAGGTCTGCTATGCCGCGCGGCCGTACAACTTCATCGTCGGCGCGACCGGGAAGCTCATGAAGTGCACCATCGCACTGGACGACATGGACGCCAACGTGGTCGGCCAGCTGCGCCCGGATGGCAACATGGAGCTCAACCCGGAGAACATGAGCAAGTGGGTGAACCCGCACTTCGAGACCGACTCGCTCTGCCAGCGCTGCTACGTGCTCCCGGGCTGCCAGGGCGCAGCATGTCCTCTCACGCGGATCAGGGACAACGAACGGACGTGCTGCGGAGTGAAGGGAAGCCTCAAGGGAGTTCTCCGCTACACCCTCTGGGAGGCCGCGAAGACGCGCGGGAACGCGCCGGAGCCGGTCCCCGCCGGCGCCGCATCATAG
- a CDS encoding LptF/LptG family permease: MKILTRYLLRAHVGPFFFAFAALTGVITINTLARRLAELAGKGLPLEVVFRFFVLSLPATIALTFPMAVLVSVLYTFSQLTADNEVTALKASGIDLKRLLLPLFLAAALIAGGMVWFNDRVLPESNHRWSQLMIDIGRKSPLFVLREQTLNRIPTSDGRSFYLRAARIDPTTNRLRDVVIYDVGQPRVSRTIYADSGIMAFNTARTDLLLTLFDGHLREVDMDQPESFQRVEFDQQMRRLPGVANQLQIGQSASGYRGDREMTVGMMQARIDTLNRQVREVRRDAHRAAGEDLARVLGKGPAPDVGEAPVVGMTSELGEASAARQAADQLSSSHARVRELQRQVREFRVEIHKKYSIAAATLVFVLVGAPLAIRFPRGGVGMVIAFSLLIFAVYYVGLIGGETLADEGYVTPLWAMWIVNAVMAGLGLLWVARMGSEASTARGGAWDERIERIRAWGEGLWTRGVG, from the coding sequence ATGAAGATCCTTACGCGTTATCTCCTGCGGGCGCACGTCGGCCCGTTTTTCTTTGCCTTCGCGGCGCTCACGGGGGTCATCACCATCAACACCCTGGCGCGCCGCCTCGCCGAGCTGGCGGGGAAGGGGCTCCCGCTGGAGGTGGTCTTCCGCTTCTTCGTCCTGTCGCTCCCGGCCACCATCGCGCTGACCTTCCCCATGGCGGTGCTGGTGTCGGTGCTCTACACCTTCTCGCAGCTCACCGCCGACAACGAGGTGACGGCGCTGAAGGCGAGCGGGATCGACCTCAAGCGGCTCCTCCTCCCCCTCTTCCTGGCCGCCGCGCTGATCGCGGGGGGGATGGTGTGGTTCAACGACCGGGTCCTCCCGGAGAGCAACCACCGCTGGAGCCAGCTGATGATCGACATCGGCCGGAAGAGCCCGCTCTTCGTGCTCCGCGAGCAGACGCTGAACCGGATCCCCACCTCGGACGGCCGCTCCTTCTACCTCCGCGCCGCCCGGATCGATCCCACCACCAACCGGCTGCGCGACGTGGTGATCTACGACGTGGGGCAGCCGCGGGTGAGCCGGACGATCTACGCCGACTCCGGGATCATGGCCTTCAACACGGCCCGGACCGACCTCCTCCTGACGCTCTTCGACGGCCACCTCCGCGAGGTGGACATGGACCAGCCGGAGAGCTTCCAGCGCGTGGAGTTCGACCAGCAGATGCGGCGCCTCCCCGGCGTGGCGAACCAGCTCCAGATCGGGCAGTCCGCCTCGGGCTACCGCGGCGACCGCGAGATGACCGTCGGGATGATGCAGGCCCGCATCGACACCCTGAACAGGCAGGTGCGCGAGGTGAGGCGCGACGCCCACCGCGCCGCGGGGGAGGACCTGGCGCGCGTGCTGGGGAAGGGCCCCGCGCCGGACGTGGGGGAGGCCCCGGTGGTGGGGATGACCTCGGAGCTGGGGGAGGCGTCGGCCGCCCGCCAGGCCGCGGACCAGCTGTCGTCGTCCCACGCCCGCGTGCGGGAGCTGCAGCGCCAGGTCCGGGAGTTCCGGGTGGAGATCCACAAGAAGTACTCCATCGCCGCGGCCACGCTGGTGTTCGTGCTGGTGGGGGCGCCGCTCGCCATCCGCTTCCCCCGCGGCGGGGTGGGGATGGTGATCGCCTTCAGCCTGCTGATCTTCGCCGTCTACTACGTGGGGCTCATCGGCGGCGAGACGCTGGCCGACGAGGGGTACGTCACCCCCCTGTGGGCCATGTGGATCGTGAACGCCGTCATGGCGGGGCTCGGGCTCCTGTGGGTCGCGCGCATGGGGAGCGAGGCCTCCACCGCGCGCGGCGGCGCCTGGGACGAGCGGATCGAGCGGATCCGCGCCTGGGGCGAGGGGCTGTGGACCCGGGGGGTGGGATGA
- a CDS encoding M1 family aminopeptidase, which yields MAVGNSGDETIFSGAFSGIYEAKWVGGTWLLARRVPAEAQNRILAQHLHVAVIPGRGMRVVDTLDVVVGNPDGLTLRLNHRARLHEIRFDGQGVDHALGGGLLWIRAPSPGRARLALSYSLDVETDTLSEPNSGMFHPAFGHVRSQYYWHPRFEGESGADRADFVLTARIPAEYHLATSIPQTETVSGGVRTVRAQAARPTDALTLLYDREWHVAIRRFGHLGLQTFLTPDFRPAREELEAAFRRTYEILSQRFGEPRAGYFAVAQGRARGASGWHFRSNDLIVAGKNGGPPIQAEPIPRAYLGHEIAHGWTHPTGPAANFLREGWATYAESLLLAQEFGSEVEGAFWEAQRNRYEVGGHEGHRSILEDPTNSGVAYSKGAWIFRMLRHVMGEEAFTRGIRDYLQVAPGEPAGLKEFSAALSRAAGREMDTFLDPWVSEKVIPDIEARVKGTNLIVTQTGPVFTFPLEVELLARSGWVRRTVHLRQRSDTLDLGRLGPVSDIRVDPDHHLLMRRRRGQTVRYELPAPHAERVSLAGDFTSTPIPAVKEGDLWTVTIPLTDGRYYWRWVIEGGSAGEGQPTSGVRLVQPLKNLRSPYPR from the coding sequence GTGGCGGTCGGGAACTCGGGAGACGAGACGATCTTCTCGGGTGCGTTCTCGGGTATCTACGAGGCGAAATGGGTGGGCGGCACGTGGCTTCTCGCCCGCCGCGTCCCCGCAGAGGCGCAGAACCGCATCCTCGCGCAGCACCTTCATGTGGCGGTGATCCCCGGCCGGGGCATGCGGGTCGTTGACACTCTGGACGTCGTGGTCGGGAACCCGGACGGACTCACGTTACGGCTGAACCACCGGGCCCGTCTCCACGAGATCCGCTTCGACGGACAGGGGGTCGACCACGCGCTCGGCGGGGGGCTCCTCTGGATCCGGGCCCCTTCACCCGGGCGGGCCCGACTCGCTCTCTCCTATTCGCTGGACGTGGAGACCGATACCCTGTCCGAACCGAACTCGGGCATGTTCCACCCGGCATTCGGGCACGTGCGGAGCCAGTACTACTGGCATCCCCGTTTCGAGGGCGAGAGCGGGGCCGACCGGGCCGACTTCGTGCTCACCGCCCGGATCCCCGCTGAGTACCACCTAGCCACCAGCATCCCCCAGACGGAGACGGTATCGGGGGGAGTCCGCACGGTGCGGGCTCAGGCTGCCCGGCCGACGGATGCCCTTACTCTGCTCTACGACCGGGAGTGGCATGTGGCCATCCGACGGTTCGGTCACCTGGGGCTCCAGACCTTTCTGACACCCGACTTCCGCCCAGCACGGGAGGAGCTCGAGGCGGCGTTCCGCCGGACCTACGAGATCCTCAGCCAGCGATTCGGCGAGCCCCGGGCCGGCTACTTCGCGGTCGCGCAGGGCCGGGCGCGGGGTGCTTCGGGATGGCACTTCCGGTCCAACGACCTGATCGTGGCGGGGAAGAACGGAGGGCCTCCCATCCAGGCTGAGCCGATTCCCCGGGCGTACCTGGGTCATGAGATCGCGCACGGCTGGACGCATCCCACGGGTCCGGCCGCCAACTTCCTGCGGGAAGGCTGGGCCACCTATGCAGAATCCCTCCTCCTCGCGCAGGAGTTCGGATCAGAGGTGGAGGGCGCCTTCTGGGAGGCGCAGCGGAACCGGTACGAGGTCGGTGGACACGAAGGACACCGCAGCATCCTCGAGGACCCCACCAACAGCGGCGTAGCATATTCCAAGGGGGCCTGGATCTTCCGTATGCTGCGCCACGTCATGGGAGAGGAGGCCTTCACGCGGGGGATCCGGGACTACCTTCAGGTCGCGCCCGGTGAGCCTGCCGGGCTGAAGGAGTTCTCCGCAGCACTGTCCCGCGCCGCTGGCCGCGAAATGGACACGTTCCTCGACCCCTGGGTCAGCGAGAAGGTGATCCCCGACATTGAGGCTCGGGTCAAGGGCACGAACCTCATTGTCACGCAGACCGGCCCGGTGTTCACCTTCCCGCTCGAGGTCGAGTTGCTCGCTCGCTCAGGGTGGGTTCGGAGGACGGTTCACCTTAGGCAACGGAGCGACACGCTGGACCTGGGCCGGCTGGGACCGGTAAGTGACATCCGTGTGGACCCCGACCATCACCTGCTGATGAGGCGGCGGCGCGGCCAGACCGTACGGTACGAGTTGCCGGCCCCGCATGCGGAGCGTGTCTCGCTGGCCGGGGATTTCACTTCGACGCCGATCCCGGCGGTGAAGGAAGGCGATCTCTGGACGGTCACCATACCGCTGACCGACGGCCGCTACTACTGGAGATGGGTGATCGAGGGGGGAAGCGCGGGCGAGGGACAGCCCACGTCCGGAGTGCGCCTGGTGCAGCCGCTGAAGAACCTGCGATCCCCCTATCCGCGGTAA
- a CDS encoding LptF/LptG family permease: protein MIRILDRYVAGQYVRTFVLLVLGLPLLFIVTDLTDNLDTYVDKGLSLSTVALSYVYQLPLFVLYAFPIAALVATVFTIGGMTTHMEIGAAKAAGVSFYRLIAPIVAIAAVLSVVALGLGELVPVTNAKRAELMGDGSMRATTLRTNFVFQTEQSGVLSVRRLDPGEGEMSGIVVERKATDRVPGVHGYAQSARWTPREGWQFQQGHLRVLTADGGERSFSFVALRLPELHETPEDLLAEPKEPEEMRYAEMTRFIRAIERSGGDARPLLVERAQKIALPMAVFVIVLFGAPLSTSSQRGGAAYGVGVSLIVTLVYLLLFRVMRALGEGGAIDPVLAAWAPNAIFFLAGLFLLARVRT from the coding sequence ATGATCCGGATCCTGGACCGCTACGTGGCCGGCCAGTACGTGCGGACCTTCGTGCTGCTGGTGCTGGGGCTCCCGCTCCTCTTCATCGTCACCGACCTGACGGACAACCTGGACACGTACGTGGACAAGGGTCTCTCCCTGTCCACGGTGGCGCTGTCGTACGTGTACCAGCTCCCGCTCTTCGTCCTGTACGCCTTCCCCATCGCGGCGCTGGTGGCGACGGTGTTCACCATCGGCGGGATGACCACGCACATGGAGATCGGCGCGGCCAAGGCGGCCGGCGTCTCCTTCTACCGGCTCATCGCCCCCATCGTCGCGATCGCCGCGGTGCTGAGCGTCGTGGCGCTGGGCCTGGGGGAGCTGGTCCCGGTCACCAACGCGAAGCGCGCGGAGCTGATGGGGGATGGCAGCATGCGCGCCACCACGCTGCGCACCAACTTCGTCTTCCAGACGGAGCAGAGCGGCGTCCTTTCGGTGCGGCGGCTGGACCCTGGCGAGGGGGAGATGAGCGGGATCGTGGTGGAGCGGAAGGCCACGGACCGGGTCCCCGGGGTGCACGGCTACGCGCAGAGCGCCCGCTGGACACCCCGGGAGGGGTGGCAGTTCCAGCAGGGGCACCTGCGCGTGCTGACGGCGGACGGCGGCGAGCGCTCCTTCTCGTTCGTCGCGCTGCGGCTCCCGGAGCTGCACGAGACGCCGGAGGACCTCCTGGCCGAGCCCAAGGAGCCGGAGGAGATGCGCTACGCCGAGATGACGCGCTTCATCCGGGCCATCGAGCGCTCGGGCGGCGACGCGCGTCCGCTCCTGGTGGAGCGCGCACAGAAGATCGCCCTCCCCATGGCGGTGTTCGTGATCGTGCTGTTCGGCGCGCCGCTCTCCACCAGCTCCCAGCGCGGCGGCGCGGCCTACGGGGTGGGGGTCAGCCTGATCGTCACCCTGGTCTACCTGCTCCTCTTCCGCGTCATGCGCGCCCTGGGCGAGGGCGGCGCGATCGACCCGGTGCTCGCCGCCTGGGCCCCGAACGCGATCTTCTTCCTGGCCGGGCTGTTCCTCCTCGCGCGGGTGCGGACGTAG